GACGAAGAGGTGAAGTCAACGGTTGGTATTTAGGGCAGAAGCTGCAGGAACAAACCCAGGTTGACGTCGGGCAGCATCCTCTCCAGGAACTGAGACTCCACGCTgtgaggagacaggaagtcGGCCAGCAGCTGAGAGTTACTGAGCTCCGGGTGCAGCAGGagcctctgcacacacacacacacacacacacacagttattataTGTGTTATTCCCTATAATTCTACCCATTAAtgacattaaatgtaaataaaaggagtTTTTTTTCGCTGCTGTTTTTCTCCACAACTGAAGTCCGGTGTGTGTACTGTTTAGTTGTACTGCCCTCTAATGACGACAAAGAGATGAATCCAAAACACCTTCTGTTAAATTAATTAGAGTGccttttctttgctttgttcATAAAAATCTAGGTTTTAATACCTGTAAATATTCCTCAAATTCTTCCCTCTTGGATTCCAGGAAGTCCAAATTCTTTGGTCCAATTATTCGTTTGGACGGAAGCTGAGCGTCTGCAAACGTGCCTGcaataaaagatgaataaatagaGAGAATGTAAAAGGAACGGACAGCAGATTAACACAAGTAATATTGTGATTAGATTATGGGAAATCTGAAAGAGTTCTGAGGTTTTTACCGTGGAACTCGGTGAGTTTTGATTCAAGGACGTAGAACTCCAGATATCTCCTGAAGACCGACCACTTCTCTGTTTCATGACCGACTGCAGgaacaagaaggagaagaatGAAGTGCAATAATGCGGAGCAAATATTTCACCTCTCCTGGAGCTTGCTTTAAGTATACAGCTACActctggggcttttattttgaaaaacaagcctcTCCTGGAGCTTGCTTTAAGTATACAGCTACActctggggcttttattttgaaaaacaagccttTCCTGGAGCTTGCTTTAAGTATACAGCTACActctggggcttttattttgaaaaacaagcctcTCCTGGAGCTTGCTTTAAGTATACAGCTACActctggggcttttattttgaaaaacaagtctTTCCTGGAGCTTGCTTTTTGCTGCACTTtttggggcttttattttgaaagaaaacagtgaCTCTGGGGCTTTCGTGGCAGGCTTGCCCCGGCGTTATCTGTGTTTTAACTTCAGTTTTATGACCCCCACATCTCAATCTACGCCCATGTGCCCCCGCTGACGGAGGTCCCCACCTTCCTTCCTGTCGTTGCGCTCCACGTCGATGCAGAACACGGGGATCTTGTCCCTCCTGTTGTCGTCGTCGTAGAGGTCGATGTACGGGATGCAGATGCTCCAGAACGACAGATTCCTGAGGCTCCCCGCCCCGGAGCAGGGGGGCTCCGCGGGGGAGTCGTCCTCCATCACCACAGTCGCCTCTTCCACCTGCAGGGGGACACGGAACCACATCTAAAAATCTGATTTTATCCCCTCAGACATCATCATTACATATATTGGTTTATCTATACCCGGGGAGGGAGTGTTCTGTTTGTGAAGCAGTTTGAGTTACCTTTGTGAATAAAAAGTGCTAGGTAAATAGCACTAGTGACACATAACCCCCCCccattattttatgtattatattcatttgaattaataactgtaatgtattttttgattgactttatttattagtatttaatttgtttgttttcattttatttattttattaattgtattttttatttatgattatttcatttatatttgttattcataaatacagtttgatttGATTCACACATAACCCCCCTCCCCACGTTGATTGAGACTCGAAGCACCTAAATTAGTGTATGTATTTATAAGTGGAGTCCATTTctgatattataataattgtatttatgcaTTCAGTTTATTTAGAGTGTGAATATGTTAGTATAAGTTGTcgaaagtgaaagaaaaagtaaaaaatattgcttttattgtctttaagTCCCAGAGAAATATGTGCTACTGAACATATTTAACTCTCCAAAGTGACGGGACGAAGCGAAACCCTCACCAGGTCGTCGTCCATGTCGTTCATGCTGCAGATCGGCAGCATGGCTCCCTCCATCGTCGTGCTCTTGAACACTCCCTTGATCTTACTGCCGATCCTGCTGATCCCAAACGACTCGCCTCGCTTCGACAGGTTCCTACAGGGAACGGAGAAAAGGTGAAGCTTACTCCTGTAGGAATTCACTCTTCcaaaaggggccctattctgctgcTGATTGGCCCaccgcttagaaatgtcccgcccttatcctacaatgtgttggagcgcgagTCAATAGCAGCGCGAGTGTGACCaagggatgtcactatgtatccggaagtaaacaaaggagtccaaggGAGGCGTTTGATTTCAGGCGGCGGGGGGCGGGAGAAACTCACAGGGATTTTACCTTTTGCAGACCTGCACTGAAACATACAGGGAACCCCAcagaaagcagaatagggcctccaTTACAAATCTAATCAATAACAGAGTGGAAACAATTcagagaaatataaacaatagacattttcatatcattttGACTTCATATTTTGCCCGTTAGCGCCTCTAAAAACCCATGTGGTGTTCACAGATGCATTATTTAACTCAAATGTGGGGTTAAAGTTAGAGTGCAGTCACCAGCATGACATTTGAACAAGCACCGACGCTCAGCCGTGGCTCCTGACGTTAGCGTGTGGGATATACCCAGCATGCATCACTCTGTGCAGCTCTCAGCAGAGACACATGCAGAGCGTCTACTCACCGACTCTCCTCACAACTGAAGCTATTTCTGGAACAAGATGCACAGGCAGCTTAGGATGCAACACCTTGACAACAGAGAGCTGAGTATTCAGAGGACACTTCTACGTTTTGAAGCACAGAATGCTGctttaaaaattcacacttgCTGTCTCAATGTTttcccttttgattttcttttcaaacttctgattttttgttttcataatttcttcaaaattatcgcttttgttttttaaatggtgatTATTTTGAAGCCCATAATtcagttgtttttatataaatcatATTCATGTTTACAGTGGTGACCAGGTGCCAACAGGTGGGACAGAGAGTGTGTTTGAGCAGGACTGTTTAGACTTCAATATAATGTCCATCCCATAAACCCTGTGTGAACCGCACTCCACCGGCCATAAAGTAATGCATCTTTACGGCCCTCTCTTGCTTTCTTGCAGccattggataaaagcttctTAAATGTCAATATTTCCACGTGTCCTAACCCCTTTATGACAGAGGACTAAACATCCTTTGGAAACAGAaatcttattattttatttcaggtGATTTATTATAACCTCTCTCTCAGTCTTCATGCTTATGTTTGCTGTCCTTTCCACCTGAAATATACATTCAAAGCTAGGTAACAGTATTAACATAAATGATAGAAACCAACCTGTTGATTCTGGAGTTCCTGGTGGGAGACTCGGCTCCCCTCAGCAGGTGTCTGAAGTACtgaacacagagaggagaaaagtgAACAGGAGCTGAAGCCTGAAGCACACGCTGATACATGACTTAAGTAAGCGTGCATACTGTTGGAGAGTGTCATTAATAAAGAAGCAACACATCTATCTGTTCCTGAAGAGCTGATTCTGGGTCTGTAGCTTTAATGCTAATGAGCttctgctggccacgcccctctgcaACACGAGTAGTTTACAAAAACACCATGGTGCTCTAGGAGCAGGGGACACACGTTTGAGATTGTATTTTGCACAATAGGACCTTTAAATCCACGTGTAATCCccacaaatgaacacatttaatcCTGAGTTATTAGCAGGTATTCAAACCCGAATCTCACTGAAGTGAAACGGTGGTAAGACAGAGAGCTGTCACCTCGTCGCTGTGGCAGAACATGGGGGTGAAGACCCTCTCCAGCAGAGACAGGACGTGCTCGTACGCCTCGAACAGGCAGTGCATCTTCTGCAGCTTCACCACGTCGCAGTACGGACCTACAGCGACTGACGGGGGACACAGGGACAGTCAACATCTGAACCATACAACCAGAGTGCTGATGAACTTATGAAGCCTCACTGTTCCGGATCTCGTCCACGATGAAGGGGTCGAAGCTGATCTTGTCGATGCTCTCCTCCAGGCAGTACGTCTCGTAGATGTGCAGGACCTCTCCGTGCAGACGCTGCAGCTCGACGTCACTCAGGTCGGGACTCAGGATCTTATCGTTGAACTCCTCTGCAGGAAGAAAGTGTGTACAGTCAGACGGGTTGTTGTTGTGTTCATCCTTGTGTGAGGCGCCTTGAACGTACCCACGGTGAGGCAGAACTGCAGCACATGCACGGCTCCCTCCTGCTTTAGGAAGTTCATGAAGCGGAAGAGTAGATCCTGCTCCTCCCTGATCTCCTTCAGGTCCAGCTTCAGCACCTGCAGGGAGGGGGTCTGTCGGTCTTTATCTGATGGTGAATGGACTGCACTTATACAGCTCTTTATCAGGTCTCTCTTCGACCCCTCAACGCGCTtcacatactacgagtcattcgGAGAGGGGGGGGCCTTTTTTAGACACTAGAGTACAAAGTAAGCATTTCTTTGTCTTGAAAAAGAAAGGTCTCTGAAAGCGAGGCACTCACAGACTGCTTCTTGTTGTTGACTTCGGCGTATTTCTGTAAGAAAGGAACCAGTGGAGACGGAGGCTCGGTATCAGGATCCGGCTGGAGACACAAAAGAGAAGCAAAGACATGTTAAGAAACAATATCCACTAAAAATGGGTTTAAAAAAGGTTGCATTTCTATTGCAATATTCACTGGTTTACCTGCAGAGTAGAAGGATGAGTATATATGACATGTTTTGGTTACTTACTGGAGCGTCATCAACAAATATCAGCACCATCAGGTTCACCGTGTCCTGAGAAAGAGAAATATTACCTTTACAAAAACCAGACCGGAAAGTTCGTTTTAGCCGTAATTATGAAGTgatttcatattattttcatgCTGTGTCATCTTTCATATTCTTCCATGATGGTCGATTGAACTCAAGGGTTTtcttcaacaacaaacaaaataaatcacattattttaaGGTTTTACAGAATGTGTATGGTGGCCTGAACAAACATTAACCTGATCGTTTATATCATTTTAGACTCGCGGTAGTTTTTAGTTTGATAATAAAGCACTGTTTGCTCACAGGGTCGGCCATGAAGTCCATGGTGGGTAACATGACGGAGCCAGACATCACCTCccgcagcagcagagccagagaCCTGAGTAAAGATGAAGAAATTGCATCATATAGTCTAttcaggttttagtgcatgtaaatggtcttcaaaggcgAATCGAAGTCTTTGTCccacagtgtgagtgtgtaagtgAGGTGCTGTGCGTTTCCTACCTGCAGTCGGTGGCTTTGGGGGGCATGACGTATGGAAACAGCATCTCGGTGAGTTTGCGGAGGTAGAGCAGCTCGTCTCTGCGGCTGCGCAGAGCGATGTGAAGGTCGGCGCCGTACTCCTCCAGAGCCGCCTGCTGCAGACCCTCCACACTCCGcactacacacagacacagcggGGGGGCAGCGTTTACAAATGTGGTCTTTTTTCTCCGACCTCGATTATACATAAAGAATTATTAGGATTATTTTTCCTCAGTTTTCGTTTCTCTGAATTATTTGAATTTCAATTTGTATTcttacattttgatatttatttggtACAGAGTTTAATCATCTTTTGTCTCccaattatttttcctttcgattttcttttcaaacttcagatttttttctcaaaatttcaactttttaaaaatgtccaactaTTTCTTCAGAATTATAACTTCTGTCCTAAAAGATCGGacttcttttcaaatgtctgGAATCCTGTACTGTGTCctgtacccccatttttagaacCACTGCTTTATTTGACACcgtcttcatatttctggactcattattCTGACcgacagagatattgttttctggcatcgctttaacattttacggggaagattttggtttgagggcgcacgcccacagtaagagggagcagagaccctgtacctggtttagactaaaccctgatcataattat
The sequence above is drawn from the Eleginops maclovinus isolate JMC-PN-2008 ecotype Puerto Natales chromosome 15, JC_Emac_rtc_rv5, whole genome shotgun sequence genome and encodes:
- the LOC134876714 gene encoding sorting nexin-14-like isoform X3, with amino-acid sequence MAGLSTFLENVKLGLKIDVLREVGRQYPVFCFLLLSMVALTLLLNRYLHVLMIFWSFLAGVTTFYCSLGPESLIPNIFFPVKQRNKRQEQELFPLGHSCAVCGKVKCTRHRPTLLLENYQPWLDLKVHSKVDASTAEVFELVLENFVYPWYRDITDDEACVDELRMTFRFFASVLVRRAQKVDVPAVFADKVMKAGMKHIEILAKARRKVRSVEGLQQAALEEYGADLHIALRSRRDELLYLRKLTEMLFPYVMPPKATDCRSLALLLREVMSGSVMLPTMDFMADPDTVNLMVLIFVDDAPPDPDTEPPSPLVPFLQKYAEVNNKKQSVLKLDLKEIREEQDLLFRFMNFLKQEGAVHVLQFCLTVEEFNDKILSPDLSDVELQRLHGEVLHIYETYCLEESIDKISFDPFIVDEIRNIAVGPYCDVVKLQKMHCLFEAYEHVLSLLERVFTPMFCHSDEYFRHLLRGAESPTRNSRINRNSFSCEESRNLSKRGESFGISRIGSKIKGVFKSTTMEGAMLPICSMNDMDDDLVEEATVVMEDDSPAEPPCSGAGSLRNLSFWSICIPYIDLYDDDNRRDKIPVFCIDVERNDRKEVGHETEKWSVFRRYLEFYVLESKLTEFHGTFADAQLPSKRIIGPKNLDFLESKREEFEEYLQRLLLHPELSNSQLLADFLSPHSVESQFLERMLPDVNLGKIFKSVPGKLIKEKGQNLDPFLQSFFNSCESPKPKPSRPELTILSPSNENNKKLFTDLFQNNADLSESPERKHNRNCFEETLSVDGMYDYMMYVGRTVFSTADWMNHALAAGRILFKNSFEAYMDQYLQSKLDHILQEHNMVSLITQLRDAVFCESSEELTPQDKQSRAKKTFEEMMNYLPDFVVKCIGQESKYEGVRLLFEGFQQPVLNKQMTYVLLDIAVQEMFPELSKGVKEASGM
- the LOC134876714 gene encoding sorting nexin-14-like isoform X4 gives rise to the protein MAGLSTFLENVKLGLKIDVLREVGRQYPVFCFLLLSMVALTLLLNRYLHVLMIFWSFLAGVTTFYCSLGPESLIPNIFFPVKQRNKRQEQELFPLGHSCAVCGKVKCTRHRPTLLLENYQPWLDLKVHSKVDASTAEVFELVLENFVYPWYRDITDDEACVDELRMTFRFFASVLVRRAQKVDVPAVFADKVMKAGMKHIEILAKARRKVRSVEGLQQAALEEYGADLHIALRSRRDELLYLRKLTEMLFPYVMPPKATDCRSLALLLREVMSGSVMLPTMDFMADPDTVNLMVLIFVDDAPPDPDTEPPSPLVPFLQKYAEVNNKKQSVLKLDLKEIREEQDLLFRFMNFLKQEGAVHVLQFCLTVEEFNDKILSPDLSDVELQRLHGEVLHIYETYCLEESIDKISFDPFIVDEIRNIAVGPYCDVVKLQKMHCLFEAYEHVLSLLERVFTPMFCHSDEYFRHLLRGAESPTRNSRINRNLSKRGESFGISRIGSKIKGVFKSTTMEGAMLPICSMNDMDDDLVEEATVVMEDDSPAEPPCSGAGSLRNLSFWSICIPYIDLYDDDNRRDKIPVFCIDVERNDRKEVGHETEKWSVFRRYLEFYVLESKLTEFHGTFADAQLPSKRIIGPKNLDFLESKREEFEEYLQRLLLHPELSNSQLLADFLSPHSVESQFLERMLPDVNLGKIFKSVPGKLIKEKGQNLDPFLQSFFNSCESPKPKPSRPELTILSPSNENNKKLFTDLFQNNADLSESPERKHNRNCFEETLSVDGMYDYMMYVGRTVFSTADWMNHALAAGRILFKNSFEAYMDQYLQSKLDHILQEHNMVSLITQLRDAVFCESSEELTPQDKQSRAKKTFEEMMNYLPDFVVKCIGQESKYEGVRLLFEGFQQPVLNKQMTYVLLDIAVQEMFPELSKGVKEASGM
- the LOC134876714 gene encoding sorting nexin-14-like isoform X2, encoding MAGLSTFLENVKLGLKIDVLREVGRQYPVFCFLLLSMVALTLLLNRYLHVLMIFWSFLAGVTTFYCSLGPESLIPNIFFPVKQRNKRQEQELFPLGHSCAVCGKVKCTRHRPTLLLENYQPWLDLKVHSKVDASTAEVFELVLENFVYPWYRDITDDEACVDELRMTFRFFASVLVRRAQKVDVPAVFADKVMKAGMKHIEILAKARRKVRSVEGLQQAALEEYGADLHIALRSRRDELLYLRKLTEMLFPYVMPPKATDCRSLALLLREVMSGSVMLPTMDFMADPDTVNLMVLIFVDDAPPDPDTEPPSPLVPFLQKYAEVNNKKQSYVKRVEGSKRDLIKSCISAVHSPSDKDRQTPSLQVLKLDLKEIREEQDLLFRFMNFLKQEGAVHVLQFCLTVEEFNDKILSPDLSDVELQRLHGEVLHIYETYCLEESIDKISFDPFIVDEIRNIAVGPYCDVVKLQKMHCLFEAYEHVLSLLERVFTPMFCHSDEYFRHLLRGAESPTRNSRINRNLSKRGESFGISRIGSKIKGVFKSTTMEGAMLPICSMNDMDDDLVEEATVVMEDDSPAEPPCSGAGSLRNLSFWSICIPYIDLYDDDNRRDKIPVFCIDVERNDRKEVGHETEKWSVFRRYLEFYVLESKLTEFHGTFADAQLPSKRIIGPKNLDFLESKREEFEEYLQRLLLHPELSNSQLLADFLSPHSVESQFLERMLPDVNLGKIFKSVPGKLIKEKGQNLDPFLQSFFNSCESPKPKPSRPELTILSPSNENNKKLFTDLFQNNADLSESPERKHNRNCFEETLSVDGMYDYMMYVGRTVFSTADWMNHALAAGRILFKNSFEAYMDQYLQSKLDHILQEHNMVSLITQLRDAVFCESSEELTPQDKQSRAKKTFEEMMNYLPDFVVKCIGQESKYEGVRLLFEGFQQPVLNKQMTYVLLDIAVQEMFPELSKGVKEASGM
- the LOC134876714 gene encoding sorting nexin-14-like isoform X1 — protein: MAGLSTFLENVKLGLKIDVLREVGRQYPVFCFLLLSMVALTLLLNRYLHVLMIFWSFLAGVTTFYCSLGPESLIPNIFFPVKQRNKRQEQELFPLGHSCAVCGKVKCTRHRPTLLLENYQPWLDLKVHSKVDASTAEVFELVLENFVYPWYRDITDDEACVDELRMTFRFFASVLVRRAQKVDVPAVFADKVMKAGMKHIEILAKARRKVRSVEGLQQAALEEYGADLHIALRSRRDELLYLRKLTEMLFPYVMPPKATDCRSLALLLREVMSGSVMLPTMDFMADPDTVNLMVLIFVDDAPPDPDTEPPSPLVPFLQKYAEVNNKKQSYVKRVEGSKRDLIKSCISAVHSPSDKDRQTPSLQVLKLDLKEIREEQDLLFRFMNFLKQEGAVHVLQFCLTVEEFNDKILSPDLSDVELQRLHGEVLHIYETYCLEESIDKISFDPFIVDEIRNIAVGPYCDVVKLQKMHCLFEAYEHVLSLLERVFTPMFCHSDEYFRHLLRGAESPTRNSRINRNSFSCEESRNLSKRGESFGISRIGSKIKGVFKSTTMEGAMLPICSMNDMDDDLVEEATVVMEDDSPAEPPCSGAGSLRNLSFWSICIPYIDLYDDDNRRDKIPVFCIDVERNDRKEVGHETEKWSVFRRYLEFYVLESKLTEFHGTFADAQLPSKRIIGPKNLDFLESKREEFEEYLQRLLLHPELSNSQLLADFLSPHSVESQFLERMLPDVNLGKIFKSVPGKLIKEKGQNLDPFLQSFFNSCESPKPKPSRPELTILSPSNENNKKLFTDLFQNNADLSESPERKHNRNCFEETLSVDGMYDYMMYVGRTVFSTADWMNHALAAGRILFKNSFEAYMDQYLQSKLDHILQEHNMVSLITQLRDAVFCESSEELTPQDKQSRAKKTFEEMMNYLPDFVVKCIGQESKYEGVRLLFEGFQQPVLNKQMTYVLLDIAVQEMFPELSKGVKEASGM